The DNA segment aactgcAATTTGATGCTATCACGTCTTGACTACTCtagtaaaaatttcttttttcattttcctcttccctaATCCTCTGTTTGTAGGTGAAATGACTGGTGTATGCGTGCAAGCACATTGgtctcccccaccccatctgatactggggattgaaagcagagttgctttaccactgagttatatccaggtctttaatttttttttttttaaagccagtctcactaaattgcccaggctggcctcaaacttgaggttgtccagcctcagcaactcttgaggctgagaaagagaaaagtaaataaaaatatgaaccagAAATCTCACTGTAATATGTGTAATGTGGGACATGGTCTTGTGTGGGGCTCTCACTCAGCCCTCAATTGGGAGCTCAGCTCATCTCCTTGGATTCTGAGAAATTATCTCTCATTAATTATCAAATAATTTCCacacttccattttctctattttctcagTTTGGAATTCCCTTGGCTTGATCTTCCAATTATTTCCTCTctcctgttttctatttctttgtttctttcttctaattctgGGAGATTTCCCAGACTTTTTctattgagattttatttctgctctaatattttaaattcctgaGAGCTAGTTCTTAagaatgctctctctctctctctctctgatttttttctactaatCCTTCCCCTTTTTGCAGATGTAGTTTTTGGAATGCAAAATCTTCTTCAATCTTGGAGAATcgtaattccttttatttttttccctttattccagtttattttggctttgcCTTTAAGGTGGAGGCTTTCCTCACACATTTGGTGAATTTTAGTACCTGTTTATACTTATCACTAGACAGTGTGCTGCTTTCATTGATTGAAGCTCTCTGTGCAAAGGCAGAGCTCATGGAATGGTAGAACTTCTTTTAGGATTAGCAAGCATGTATCAGCTGGCATGTCACAAGAAACAGGTGCCATGCATTCAGAGAAGCCACAAAAATTCCATAAAGTTGGACAGGGAAGAGAGCAATAAGGAGTGTGTAAGcaacagaaggaaggagagaaggataAGAGAGATGACCAGAACCTGAGATACTGGAGATGGTCACCTCTTCCTTGCGCTTGGGTCTCCTGCTGACCCTTTCCATTGCCCAGACCCAACACAAGGGCAAGAGAACCCATTGATGGAGTCCATAAAGGTGAGCCTGCCAGGGCCCTAAGCAGGATGGAGAAAGTCAATGAGGATTTGGAAGCACAAAAATCATCTAGGACAGATCCAGCCAGTCTCATGGAGGAATTGGAGTCTCGGTAACCCAGCCCAGCACCTGGTATTTATCATAGTACTTTCAGTAAGTATATCCAGAGTAGATCAAGTAGACAAGTGATGATCATAATGTGATTGGCTTTGAATGCCATATAAAGAAACTTGTGcaagttttcaaaatgtttaaagaatacAGACTAAGCTACagatgtagcttggtgatagagcacttgctagcatgtgcaaggccctgcctttgatccctagcactgccaaaaaagaaaagaaagggcgcaTACTAGGAAACTTTTTTGGAATTAAAATTGCATGAAGAACCCCCAAGTAACAtctataactgaataatattataATTGCCCCTGTTGAATCTGGGATAGAGAGTCTGGCACCCTGTTCTCGTGGCCTTCCTGTTCTCCCCTGGCTTCTGCAAAGTCACCTCTGAAGATGCTGCAAGAAACTCAGTTGGGAAACTATGGGGCTACCTCAGGTATCTTGCAGGTCCCCACTACAAACTAGCCTTCACTGAGCAATGAAACTTCCTGACCTTCCTGAGCATTCTTCCTGAATCTTCCTGCATTTCCTCTCCCCTACTTCTACAGGAGCTCAAGGAGGCTCTGTGGCCAAGGCTCTTTTGGAGAGCAAACATTTTGCAGTGAGAGCTCTGACGAGGGATGTGACTCGACCAAAAGCTCTAGAGCTGCAGGGCCTTGGAGCTGAGGTGGTAAAAGGTGACCTGAATGACAAAGCATCAGTGGAGACCGCCTTAAAAGGAGCCTATGGGGCCTTCGTGGTGACCAACTTCTGGGAGCATTTCAGCAAAGACAAGGAAGTGTGTCAGGTGGGAAccagttttcttctttcccctttgagccctgttctctttccctccctactATGTCTGTCCTCCCTGGCAGAGAGCAGGACTTCAGTCTGGGGAAAATTATAAGCCTCACTCCACAACATCCCTGTGACTTTTAAGAAGcacataggggctggggagatagctcagtcggtagagtgcttgccttgtaagcacaaggccctgggttcgaaccccagcacccaaaaaaaaaaaaaaaaaaaaaaagaagcacataTACACTAGGTACCTGGTCAGAGTGTCTTTATGAAATTAATGTTATGTGTACCTCTGTAGATCCTGTATATTTGCAAGTGACTTTAGTAAAGTCATTCGATTCTCTGCTTCTCATCATTTACTTCTAGATGGCCTGTGGGGGCGGTGGCCAGTTTACCCATATAACCTCCACTCAGACAGCCAAATGgggagaataaaatgtaaagaatacaTTTACACTTCATGCAGAGAATTGGGGATGAAATAATAATGGGCAGGTAAAAAAGAAACTAGCAAGCAAATAAACCCAGAATAATAACTTCAGGAAAAAGAGTGTGTAGAGGAAGTAAGTGTATAGAAAATTCCAAGACTTGTTTCTGCTGTGTGTAAGCATATTGATCTTTTCATTGCAATGATGAAATAAGAATTGTGTGTGATGGTGGTAGGGAAGAGGACGTAGAGGGAGAGGTTTGTGCACAGATGTGCACTGAACTCTCCTCTTAGTATGAATTTAGTGGACATCTCAAACTGAAAAAACTCCTTTAGTggtataaacatatttttttggAAGTAAAGAGACAACTAACAGGGGTTAAAACAGTTACTCCTAGAGAGCAGTAATGGGCATGAGAGTACAGGTAGTGCTTTTATATTATAAGATCTACCCCCTATGACAGCACTATTTgggaatttaaaatatgtatatgtataaaaatttgggagaaaaccaaagattagatttaaaaatgtaatggatGGGATCAGCCATTTGCACATATGGCACAATTCAAAAACTTAAGAGCATGATCAAGTGTTTCAGGGATGTCTACTGATTTGATATTTAgagcttttcttttatttacttatttatttcagcACATCTACTGGTGTTAAGATccagaaaggtttattttaagaGTTCTGGGTTCTAATTCTGATATTCACTCTCTATGGAACCTGAAGTTACAGGTTGTCtctctgcttcactttttttctctttgctaagCCAGATTAGGTCTTCTCTGCCTGCCATATGAAGTTCTGTGAGGGAAAATAAGAAACAGTGAAAAGAAGGGTaaaaaagaaaggtgtggggagggagggagatagatATGAAGGTGCTTTGGAAATTTGGGAACTAAAAGCAAAGAAGAGAATATAGTACatttgtgtttgtgcatgtgcatgcacacatctCTGCATTATACCCTTAATAGCCAAATGATGTGCATATAGTAGCCTGTTATCAGACAGATTTATAGAATATGTACAGATGTGGAAGTTGATCACCAAGAGACCGAGAGCCCAGAGGAAGAGGGTGACTGCTCCTTGGCTCTTGCCCCTGGGCTTCGTTCAGGTCCCTGGCGTTTCCTTCTCTGCTGCCCTACTCTCTTTCCTGTTGCACTCCTCCATGCCCTGTGTCCCTGGCCTTGCAGCCCCAGTAGATGCAGAATGAGGGGTTCAGCATGATGGAGGGGAGCCTCTGCTCGCCAATGCTGACGGCCCCACACTTCATAGGTGGAATATATTTTGGTGCTGGAAGTTTCCTCTTCACAGGGACGAAGACAGAAGTACAGAGGGAGTGGAGGAGACCCAGCACCTTCCCTTTAGTCTGCAGGCGAGGTGCATATAAAGGCTGTACTGTCTTCCCTCAGGGAAAGCTGGTGGCAGACACTGCCAAGCGCCTGGGGCTGAAGCACGTGGTGTACAGCGGCCTGGAGAACGTGGAGCAGCTGAGTGGGGGCAAGTTGCGCGTGCCGCACTTTGATGGGAAGGGAGAGGTGGAGGAGTATTTCTGGTCCATTGGAGTTCCCATGACCAGCGTCCGCTTGGCAGCTTACTTTGAAAACTTTCTCACCTCATGGAAACCGGCGAAAGCCCCTGATGGAGATTACTACACCTTAGGTAAATGGAAGGTTGGAGTGAAAGATAACCAGACACCTGgctgccttcctctctctctatCCTCCCATTCCTGCTCCTCTTCAGTGGACCCATCAGTGAAGCACCTACTGTGCTAAGATAGCTACTAAACTGCCCTAGATTTACTTGCAGCAGCTACACTGTAGAGGGCAGCGCATTGATGAGTCCAGAAGCAGAAAGGGTTGTCTTAACATGCTGACGCTTCTTATGTAAATACTTAGCTCTGTGACTTCAAGCTTC comes from the Sciurus carolinensis chromosome 9, mSciCar1.2, whole genome shotgun sequence genome and includes:
- the LOC124993815 gene encoding nmrA-like family domain-containing protein 1 yields the protein MANRKVITVFGATGAQGGSVAKALLESKHFAVRALTRDVTRPKALELQGLGAEVVKGDLNDKASVETALKGAYGAFVVTNFWEHFSKDKEVCQGKLVADTAKRLGLKHVVYSGLENVEQLSGGKLRVPHFDGKGEVEEYFWSIGVPMTSVRLAAYFENFLTSWKPAKAPDGDYYTLALPMGDVPMDGISVADIGAAVSSIFNSPEEFIGKAVGLSAEALTTQQYADVLSKSLGKDVRDAKITPEAYEKLGFPAAKELADMCRFYQMKPERDVKLTHRLNPKVRSFSQFISENLGAFKDI